In Takifugu flavidus isolate HTHZ2018 chromosome 13, ASM371156v2, whole genome shotgun sequence, the following are encoded in one genomic region:
- the n4bp1 gene encoding NEDD4-binding protein 1 isoform X1, producing MSTTRPVPGMRRITELALAEQPSSRLPAPAARQQQEAPTVDEFTVPEDKQEELKCARPRVEHVFKVAFTVIGLLDHSGLPHGSQTPRQIWLQLRGDREDVSKAKEYVRGLCDPELQKEERYPADMHCIFAGARGLFLDRLVRDTSAEVVVPEPGHLRLLGRAEPVVMAQSRVQQFVTLFQEKRSLPGDREPAVKRAFKSFVEERDDKFTMELLLLPSALKEELLGLAHSSPSNPVSTAPPPGPQRPVPARWLTCCHVIQPKQTLHPGVLEIEQDRSQSSTPVTELSNRILDTSFEDRGSAATVAEGAKVAGGAGSAPEVVLLNGTRPSHKRRSSESETRDTKRQYSLERREESPDRARERERHRDRDQGRGGGSRSKTPVPSASLSLSANANTTVAPIVLDPSEGDDGEAVSPETNLRCLVNFFRTMGYQQEVVERVVTETGQTEDTFLILEKIVEETKRCEERSKGGVKDRWSRSSLASPEDSSSSLMSAASRVRDERELSRVLVDVGTSKENIKPDQGGGKGSGLGHRRQCSSSEARTQQAVTIKRSSSAQGGAGTYEVITIDDEEDAAPAGARPSWAATASHLECPSASRMDCLARGGSSASQRDFLLRGGTQTLGGSVKVENVMALRSTPQWLSAATAAASLASGPGAAQPLPRPSSSAYQTVGHHQFRAKTPPSSQPPPPVTGLNRFHQSLRTPYTLKLPNEPGSPELRHVIIDGSNVAMAHGLHRFFSCRGIALAVETFWRRGHRNITVFVPQWRQKRDRLTTEQHFLNQLEDLRLLSFTPSREVCGQRISSHDDRFLLHLAEKTDGIIVTNDNLRDFVDASDTWRRIIQERLLQFTFVEDHFMIPDDPLGRNGPHLNDFLRKHNWRLPATPPPLRPPEVHLSSQQQPVCIQALHSPPQTPTSTSWPPPSRMPQYEWPPPRRSPSPSPSPPPQRSAAETSELKRKLYDIFPDQKQRIDRILNDNPYMRDLNALSGLLLG from the exons ATGTCAACAACGCGGCCCGTGCCCGGAATGCGACGAATCACCGAGCTAGCGTTGGCGGAGCAGCCGAGCAGCAGGCTCCCTGCGCCCGCcgccaggcagcagcaggaggccccCACTGTGGACGAGTTCACGGTACCGGAGGACAAGCAGGAAGAGCTCAAGTGCGCCAGGCCGCGCGTGGAGCATGTTTTTAAAGTTGCCTTCACAGTTATCGGACTGTTGGATCACTCGGGGCTGCCGCACGGAAGCCAAACACCCCGGCAGatatggctgcagctcagggggGACCGAGAAGACGTGTCGAAGGCCAAG gagtACGTCCGAGGCCTCTGCGACCCCgagctgcagaaggaggagCGCTACCCAGCGGACATGCACTGCATCTTCGCCGGAGCCCGCGGCCTCTTCCTGGACAGACTGGTGCGGGACACCAGCGCCGAGGTCGTGGTCCCTGAGCCGGGTCACCTGCGCCTGTTGGGCCGAGCTGAGCCGGTGGTGATGGCTCAGAGCAGGGTTCAGCAGTTCGTGACGCTGTTCCAG GAGAAGCGGAGCCTCCCGGGTGACCGGGAGCCGGCGGTGAAGCGGGCCTTCAAGTCTTTCGTGGAGGAAAGAGATGACAAGTTCACcatggagctcctgctgctgcccagcgccctgaaggaggagctgctggggctGGCCCACAGCTCCCCGAGCAACCCGGTCAGTACCGCCCccccaccaggaccacagcgGCCCGTTCCAGCCAGGTGGTTAACGTGTTGTCATGTGATTCAACCCAAACAGACTCTGCATCCCGGAGTCCTGGAGATCGAGCAGGACCGCTCTCAGAGCAGCACCCCGGTGACCGAGCTGTCCAACCGCATCCTGGACACCAGCTTTGAGGACAGGGGGTCCGCGGCGACGGTGGCCGAAGGCGCCAAAGTGGCTGGGGGGGCGGGCTCGGCTCCAGAGGTGGTCCTGCTCAACGGCACCCGACCGTCACACAAGCGCCGCTCCTCTGAGAGCGAGACCCGGGACACGAAGAGGCAGTACtccctggagaggagagaggagtcgCCGGACagagccagagagagggagcgacaccgggaccgggaccaggGCCGGGGGGGCGGCAGCAGGTCCAAGACGCCGGTCCCTTCAGCGTCACTCTCCCTCTCAGCTAACGCTAACACCACGGTGGCTCCCATCGTGTTGGACCCGAGCGAAGGCGACGATGGGGAAGCGGTCAGTCCTGAGACCAACCTGCGCTGCTTGGTCAACTTCTTCAG AACCATGGGCtaccagcaggaggtggtggagcgCGTTGTCACGGAGACGGGACAGACCGAGGACACCTTccttattttggagaaaatcgTTGAGGAAACCAAACGTTGTGAGGAGCGGTCGAAGGGGGGCGTCAAAGACAGGTGGTCCCGGTCCAGTTTGGCGTCCCCTGAAGACTCGTCCTCGTCTCTGATGTCGGCGGCGTCTCGGGTGCGAGATGAGCGTGAGCTGAGCAGAGTGTTGGTGGACGTGGGAACATCCAAAGAGAACATCAAGCCCGACCAGGGTGGGGGGAAGGGAAGCGGTCTGGGCCACCGGaggcagtgcagcagcagcgaggccaGAACCCAACAG GCCGTCACCATCAAGAGGAGCTCCAGCGCTCAGGGAGGGGCGGGAACCTACGAGGTCATCACCATCGACGACGAGGAGGACGCGGCCCCCGCCGGCGCCAGGCCGTCCTGGGCTGCGACCGCGTCCCACCTGGAGTGTCCCTCGGCCTCCAGGATGGACTGTTTGGCGCGGGGGGGCAGCAGCGCCTCGCAGAGggacttcctgttgaggggcggGACTCAGACGCTGGGGGGATCGGTGAAGGTGGAGAACGTGATGGCGCTGCGCAGCACGCCGCAGTGGCTCagcgccgccaccgccgccgcctcgtTAGCGTCCGGCCCTGGC GCAGCGCAGCCCCTCCCCAGACCGTCGTCCTCGGCCTATCAGACGGTGGGCCATCACCAGTTCAGAGCCAAGacccctccctccagccagccCCCGCCGCCCGTGACCGGTTTGAACCGCTTCCACCAGTCCCTGAGGACCCCCTACACCCTAAAGCTGCCCAACGAGCCGGGCTCCCCGGAGCTGCGGCACGTCATCATCGACGGCAGCAACGTGGCGATGGC CCACGGTCTTCACCGCTTCTTCTCCTGTCGGGGGATCGCGCTGGCGGTGGAGACGTTCTGGAGGCGGGGCCACAGGAACATCACGGTCTTCGTGCCCCAGTGGCGCCAGAAGCGAGACCGCCTCACCACAG AGCAGCACTTCCTGAACCAGCTGGAAGACCTGAGGCTGCTGTCCTTCACCCCCTCCAGGGAGGTCTGTGGTCAGAGGATCTCCTCCCACGACGACAG GTTCCTGCTCCACCTGGCGGAAAAGACGGACGGGATCATCGTGACCAACGACAACCTGAGGGACTTTGTGGACGCCTCGGACACGTGGCGCCGGATCATTCAGGAGAG GTTGCTCCAGTTCACCTTTGTTGAAGACCACTTCATGATCCCCGACGACCCTCTGGGCCGGAACGGGCCGCACCTCAACGACTTCCTGCGCAAACACAACTG gAGGCTCCCGGCCACCCCGCCCCCCCTGCGTCCCCCTGAggtccacctgtcctcccagcagcagccggtGTGCATCCAGGCCCTGCACTCGCCCCCACAGACCCCCACCTCCACGTCGTGGCCCCCTCCCTCGCGGATGCCCCAGTATGAGTGGCCCCCCCCTCGCCGCTCCCCGTCCCCCTCgccctcgccccctccccagcgcTCGGCGGCAGAGACGTCGGAGCTGAAACGGAAGCTTTACGACATCTTCCCGGACCAGAAGCAGCGGATAGACCGGATCCTGAACGACAACCCCTACATGAGGGACCTGAACGCCCTGTcggggctgctgctgggctga
- the n4bp1 gene encoding NEDD4-binding protein 1 isoform X2: MSTTRPVPGMRRITELALAEQPSSRLPAPAARQQQEAPTVDEFTVPEDKQEELKCARPRVEHVFKVAFTVIGLLDHSGLPHGSQTPRQIWLQLRGDREDVSKAKEYVRGLCDPELQKEERYPADMHCIFAGARGLFLDRLVRDTSAEVVVPEPGHLRLLGRAEPVVMAQSRVQQFVTLFQEKRSLPGDREPAVKRAFKSFVEERDDKFTMELLLLPSALKEELLGLAHSSPSNPTLHPGVLEIEQDRSQSSTPVTELSNRILDTSFEDRGSAATVAEGAKVAGGAGSAPEVVLLNGTRPSHKRRSSESETRDTKRQYSLERREESPDRARERERHRDRDQGRGGGSRSKTPVPSASLSLSANANTTVAPIVLDPSEGDDGEAVSPETNLRCLVNFFRTMGYQQEVVERVVTETGQTEDTFLILEKIVEETKRCEERSKGGVKDRWSRSSLASPEDSSSSLMSAASRVRDERELSRVLVDVGTSKENIKPDQGGGKGSGLGHRRQCSSSEARTQQAVTIKRSSSAQGGAGTYEVITIDDEEDAAPAGARPSWAATASHLECPSASRMDCLARGGSSASQRDFLLRGGTQTLGGSVKVENVMALRSTPQWLSAATAAASLASGPGAAQPLPRPSSSAYQTVGHHQFRAKTPPSSQPPPPVTGLNRFHQSLRTPYTLKLPNEPGSPELRHVIIDGSNVAMAHGLHRFFSCRGIALAVETFWRRGHRNITVFVPQWRQKRDRLTTEQHFLNQLEDLRLLSFTPSREVCGQRISSHDDRFLLHLAEKTDGIIVTNDNLRDFVDASDTWRRIIQERLLQFTFVEDHFMIPDDPLGRNGPHLNDFLRKHNWRLPATPPPLRPPEVHLSSQQQPVCIQALHSPPQTPTSTSWPPPSRMPQYEWPPPRRSPSPSPSPPPQRSAAETSELKRKLYDIFPDQKQRIDRILNDNPYMRDLNALSGLLLG, from the exons ATGTCAACAACGCGGCCCGTGCCCGGAATGCGACGAATCACCGAGCTAGCGTTGGCGGAGCAGCCGAGCAGCAGGCTCCCTGCGCCCGCcgccaggcagcagcaggaggccccCACTGTGGACGAGTTCACGGTACCGGAGGACAAGCAGGAAGAGCTCAAGTGCGCCAGGCCGCGCGTGGAGCATGTTTTTAAAGTTGCCTTCACAGTTATCGGACTGTTGGATCACTCGGGGCTGCCGCACGGAAGCCAAACACCCCGGCAGatatggctgcagctcagggggGACCGAGAAGACGTGTCGAAGGCCAAG gagtACGTCCGAGGCCTCTGCGACCCCgagctgcagaaggaggagCGCTACCCAGCGGACATGCACTGCATCTTCGCCGGAGCCCGCGGCCTCTTCCTGGACAGACTGGTGCGGGACACCAGCGCCGAGGTCGTGGTCCCTGAGCCGGGTCACCTGCGCCTGTTGGGCCGAGCTGAGCCGGTGGTGATGGCTCAGAGCAGGGTTCAGCAGTTCGTGACGCTGTTCCAG GAGAAGCGGAGCCTCCCGGGTGACCGGGAGCCGGCGGTGAAGCGGGCCTTCAAGTCTTTCGTGGAGGAAAGAGATGACAAGTTCACcatggagctcctgctgctgcccagcgccctgaaggaggagctgctggggctGGCCCACAGCTCCCCGAGCAACCCG ACTCTGCATCCCGGAGTCCTGGAGATCGAGCAGGACCGCTCTCAGAGCAGCACCCCGGTGACCGAGCTGTCCAACCGCATCCTGGACACCAGCTTTGAGGACAGGGGGTCCGCGGCGACGGTGGCCGAAGGCGCCAAAGTGGCTGGGGGGGCGGGCTCGGCTCCAGAGGTGGTCCTGCTCAACGGCACCCGACCGTCACACAAGCGCCGCTCCTCTGAGAGCGAGACCCGGGACACGAAGAGGCAGTACtccctggagaggagagaggagtcgCCGGACagagccagagagagggagcgacaccgggaccgggaccaggGCCGGGGGGGCGGCAGCAGGTCCAAGACGCCGGTCCCTTCAGCGTCACTCTCCCTCTCAGCTAACGCTAACACCACGGTGGCTCCCATCGTGTTGGACCCGAGCGAAGGCGACGATGGGGAAGCGGTCAGTCCTGAGACCAACCTGCGCTGCTTGGTCAACTTCTTCAG AACCATGGGCtaccagcaggaggtggtggagcgCGTTGTCACGGAGACGGGACAGACCGAGGACACCTTccttattttggagaaaatcgTTGAGGAAACCAAACGTTGTGAGGAGCGGTCGAAGGGGGGCGTCAAAGACAGGTGGTCCCGGTCCAGTTTGGCGTCCCCTGAAGACTCGTCCTCGTCTCTGATGTCGGCGGCGTCTCGGGTGCGAGATGAGCGTGAGCTGAGCAGAGTGTTGGTGGACGTGGGAACATCCAAAGAGAACATCAAGCCCGACCAGGGTGGGGGGAAGGGAAGCGGTCTGGGCCACCGGaggcagtgcagcagcagcgaggccaGAACCCAACAG GCCGTCACCATCAAGAGGAGCTCCAGCGCTCAGGGAGGGGCGGGAACCTACGAGGTCATCACCATCGACGACGAGGAGGACGCGGCCCCCGCCGGCGCCAGGCCGTCCTGGGCTGCGACCGCGTCCCACCTGGAGTGTCCCTCGGCCTCCAGGATGGACTGTTTGGCGCGGGGGGGCAGCAGCGCCTCGCAGAGggacttcctgttgaggggcggGACTCAGACGCTGGGGGGATCGGTGAAGGTGGAGAACGTGATGGCGCTGCGCAGCACGCCGCAGTGGCTCagcgccgccaccgccgccgcctcgtTAGCGTCCGGCCCTGGC GCAGCGCAGCCCCTCCCCAGACCGTCGTCCTCGGCCTATCAGACGGTGGGCCATCACCAGTTCAGAGCCAAGacccctccctccagccagccCCCGCCGCCCGTGACCGGTTTGAACCGCTTCCACCAGTCCCTGAGGACCCCCTACACCCTAAAGCTGCCCAACGAGCCGGGCTCCCCGGAGCTGCGGCACGTCATCATCGACGGCAGCAACGTGGCGATGGC CCACGGTCTTCACCGCTTCTTCTCCTGTCGGGGGATCGCGCTGGCGGTGGAGACGTTCTGGAGGCGGGGCCACAGGAACATCACGGTCTTCGTGCCCCAGTGGCGCCAGAAGCGAGACCGCCTCACCACAG AGCAGCACTTCCTGAACCAGCTGGAAGACCTGAGGCTGCTGTCCTTCACCCCCTCCAGGGAGGTCTGTGGTCAGAGGATCTCCTCCCACGACGACAG GTTCCTGCTCCACCTGGCGGAAAAGACGGACGGGATCATCGTGACCAACGACAACCTGAGGGACTTTGTGGACGCCTCGGACACGTGGCGCCGGATCATTCAGGAGAG GTTGCTCCAGTTCACCTTTGTTGAAGACCACTTCATGATCCCCGACGACCCTCTGGGCCGGAACGGGCCGCACCTCAACGACTTCCTGCGCAAACACAACTG gAGGCTCCCGGCCACCCCGCCCCCCCTGCGTCCCCCTGAggtccacctgtcctcccagcagcagccggtGTGCATCCAGGCCCTGCACTCGCCCCCACAGACCCCCACCTCCACGTCGTGGCCCCCTCCCTCGCGGATGCCCCAGTATGAGTGGCCCCCCCCTCGCCGCTCCCCGTCCCCCTCgccctcgccccctccccagcgcTCGGCGGCAGAGACGTCGGAGCTGAAACGGAAGCTTTACGACATCTTCCCGGACCAGAAGCAGCGGATAGACCGGATCCTGAACGACAACCCCTACATGAGGGACCTGAACGCCCTGTcggggctgctgctgggctga
- the n4bp1 gene encoding NEDD4-binding protein 1 isoform X3 translates to MSTTRPVPGMRRITELALAEQPSSRLPAPAARQQQEAPTVDEFTVPEDKQEELKCARPRVEHVFKVAFTVIGLLDHSGLPHGSQTPRQIWLQLRGDREDVSKAKEYVRGLCDPELQKEERYPADMHCIFAGARGLFLDRLVRDTSAEVVVPEPGHLRLLGRAEPVVMAQSRVQQFVTLFQEKRSLPGDREPAVKRAFKSFVEERDDKFTMELLLLPSALKEELLGLAHSSPSNPTLHPGVLEIEQDRSQSSTPVTELSNRILDTSFEDRGSAATVAEGAKVAGGAGSAPEVVLLNGTRPSHKRRSSESETRDTKRQYSLERREESPDRARERERHRDRDQGRGGGSRSKTPVPSASLSLSANANTTVAPIVLDPSEGDDGEAVSPETNLRCLVNFFRTMGYQQEVVERVVTETGQTEDTFLILEKIVEETKRCEERSKGGVKDRWSRSSLASPEDSSSSLMSAASRVRDERELSRVLVDVGTSKENIKPDQGGGKGSGLGHRRQCSSSEARTQQAVTIKRSSSAQGGAGTYEVITIDDEEDAAPAGARPSWAATASHLECPSASRMDCLARGGSSASQRDFLLRGGTQTLGGSVKVENVMALRSTPQWLSAATAAASLASGPGAAQPLPRPSSSAYQTVGHHQFRAKTPPSSQPPPPVTGLNRFHQSLRTPYTLKLPNEPGSPELRHVIIDGSNVAMAHGLHRFFSCRGIALAVETFWRRGHRNITVFVPQWRQKRDRLTTEQHFLNQLEDLRLLSFTPSREVCGQRISSHDDRCGSAVLLRRPLYKGADSCFH, encoded by the exons ATGTCAACAACGCGGCCCGTGCCCGGAATGCGACGAATCACCGAGCTAGCGTTGGCGGAGCAGCCGAGCAGCAGGCTCCCTGCGCCCGCcgccaggcagcagcaggaggccccCACTGTGGACGAGTTCACGGTACCGGAGGACAAGCAGGAAGAGCTCAAGTGCGCCAGGCCGCGCGTGGAGCATGTTTTTAAAGTTGCCTTCACAGTTATCGGACTGTTGGATCACTCGGGGCTGCCGCACGGAAGCCAAACACCCCGGCAGatatggctgcagctcagggggGACCGAGAAGACGTGTCGAAGGCCAAG gagtACGTCCGAGGCCTCTGCGACCCCgagctgcagaaggaggagCGCTACCCAGCGGACATGCACTGCATCTTCGCCGGAGCCCGCGGCCTCTTCCTGGACAGACTGGTGCGGGACACCAGCGCCGAGGTCGTGGTCCCTGAGCCGGGTCACCTGCGCCTGTTGGGCCGAGCTGAGCCGGTGGTGATGGCTCAGAGCAGGGTTCAGCAGTTCGTGACGCTGTTCCAG GAGAAGCGGAGCCTCCCGGGTGACCGGGAGCCGGCGGTGAAGCGGGCCTTCAAGTCTTTCGTGGAGGAAAGAGATGACAAGTTCACcatggagctcctgctgctgcccagcgccctgaaggaggagctgctggggctGGCCCACAGCTCCCCGAGCAACCCG ACTCTGCATCCCGGAGTCCTGGAGATCGAGCAGGACCGCTCTCAGAGCAGCACCCCGGTGACCGAGCTGTCCAACCGCATCCTGGACACCAGCTTTGAGGACAGGGGGTCCGCGGCGACGGTGGCCGAAGGCGCCAAAGTGGCTGGGGGGGCGGGCTCGGCTCCAGAGGTGGTCCTGCTCAACGGCACCCGACCGTCACACAAGCGCCGCTCCTCTGAGAGCGAGACCCGGGACACGAAGAGGCAGTACtccctggagaggagagaggagtcgCCGGACagagccagagagagggagcgacaccgggaccgggaccaggGCCGGGGGGGCGGCAGCAGGTCCAAGACGCCGGTCCCTTCAGCGTCACTCTCCCTCTCAGCTAACGCTAACACCACGGTGGCTCCCATCGTGTTGGACCCGAGCGAAGGCGACGATGGGGAAGCGGTCAGTCCTGAGACCAACCTGCGCTGCTTGGTCAACTTCTTCAG AACCATGGGCtaccagcaggaggtggtggagcgCGTTGTCACGGAGACGGGACAGACCGAGGACACCTTccttattttggagaaaatcgTTGAGGAAACCAAACGTTGTGAGGAGCGGTCGAAGGGGGGCGTCAAAGACAGGTGGTCCCGGTCCAGTTTGGCGTCCCCTGAAGACTCGTCCTCGTCTCTGATGTCGGCGGCGTCTCGGGTGCGAGATGAGCGTGAGCTGAGCAGAGTGTTGGTGGACGTGGGAACATCCAAAGAGAACATCAAGCCCGACCAGGGTGGGGGGAAGGGAAGCGGTCTGGGCCACCGGaggcagtgcagcagcagcgaggccaGAACCCAACAG GCCGTCACCATCAAGAGGAGCTCCAGCGCTCAGGGAGGGGCGGGAACCTACGAGGTCATCACCATCGACGACGAGGAGGACGCGGCCCCCGCCGGCGCCAGGCCGTCCTGGGCTGCGACCGCGTCCCACCTGGAGTGTCCCTCGGCCTCCAGGATGGACTGTTTGGCGCGGGGGGGCAGCAGCGCCTCGCAGAGggacttcctgttgaggggcggGACTCAGACGCTGGGGGGATCGGTGAAGGTGGAGAACGTGATGGCGCTGCGCAGCACGCCGCAGTGGCTCagcgccgccaccgccgccgcctcgtTAGCGTCCGGCCCTGGC GCAGCGCAGCCCCTCCCCAGACCGTCGTCCTCGGCCTATCAGACGGTGGGCCATCACCAGTTCAGAGCCAAGacccctccctccagccagccCCCGCCGCCCGTGACCGGTTTGAACCGCTTCCACCAGTCCCTGAGGACCCCCTACACCCTAAAGCTGCCCAACGAGCCGGGCTCCCCGGAGCTGCGGCACGTCATCATCGACGGCAGCAACGTGGCGATGGC CCACGGTCTTCACCGCTTCTTCTCCTGTCGGGGGATCGCGCTGGCGGTGGAGACGTTCTGGAGGCGGGGCCACAGGAACATCACGGTCTTCGTGCCCCAGTGGCGCCAGAAGCGAGACCGCCTCACCACAG AGCAGCACTTCCTGAACCAGCTGGAAGACCTGAGGCTGCTGTCCTTCACCCCCTCCAGGGAGGTCTGTGGTCAGAGGATCTCCTCCCACGACGACAGGTGCGGCTCCGCGGTTCTGCTGCGTCGGCCCCTTTATAAAGGTGCTGACTCATGTTTCCACTGA